One Bacteroidales bacterium DNA segment encodes these proteins:
- a CDS encoding SusD/RagB family nutrient-binding outer membrane lipoprotein yields MINILKTNILLITIVAFSGCNWIDTDLNIDPDSPADVPVEFLLPNVQVSSAYNLGGNNSVRITNIWMQFFDELNRSGLIHVSKYQLYPEDINNLWSTAYAQSMMDCKKMIEKADEVNSPHYAGIAKIMLALNIGVLTNLFGDMPYSDAFSGSNSVLQPAYDSQESVYAAIDDLLNQAISELGQEENAVDIKQDLIYDGDISMWIKAAYALRARHAFYKGENSDALNYIAGSFDTGENFSLAFESGNNQNPIYQFMRDRTDIRMASTFIDMLIANNDPRLPYYATQDDFGLYSGSYPGSGNSLTSHPGSYNASETSPVLFSSYSEMKFIEAEILLSSDANSSVTAFQEGVAASISDVTGSVNQAWLDANINNIDPGNLTLQDIIKEKYKAMYSTVIPYDDYRRTGFPILQEVENALYASPPLRFPYPESEILYNENTPLNISPFTSLWIFQ; encoded by the coding sequence ATGATAAACATCTTAAAAACAAATATACTGTTAATAACTATAGTAGCCTTTTCGGGATGTAATTGGATAGATACCGACTTAAATATTGACCCGGATTCTCCGGCTGATGTTCCTGTTGAGTTTTTATTACCTAATGTTCAAGTATCTTCAGCGTACAATTTAGGCGGAAATAATTCAGTAAGAATCACAAATATATGGATGCAATTTTTTGATGAACTTAATCGCTCAGGATTAATACATGTGAGCAAATATCAGTTGTATCCGGAAGATATCAATAATCTTTGGAGTACAGCTTATGCACAATCTATGATGGATTGTAAAAAAATGATTGAAAAAGCAGATGAAGTAAATTCTCCTCATTATGCAGGAATTGCTAAAATTATGTTAGCTTTAAACATAGGTGTATTAACCAATTTGTTTGGTGATATGCCTTATTCTGATGCTTTTTCCGGCTCTAATTCTGTATTGCAACCTGCGTATGATTCTCAAGAATCCGTTTATGCTGCTATAGACGACTTATTAAATCAAGCGATTTCAGAACTCGGACAGGAAGAAAATGCAGTTGATATTAAGCAAGATCTAATATATGACGGAGATATTAGTATGTGGATCAAAGCTGCTTATGCATTAAGAGCAAGACATGCATTTTATAAAGGTGAGAATTCTGATGCATTAAACTATATTGCCGGTTCATTCGATACCGGTGAAAATTTCAGCCTTGCCTTTGAAAGCGGAAACAATCAAAATCCGATATATCAGTTTATGAGAGACAGAACTGATATTAGAATGGCTTCAACATTTATTGATATGTTAATTGCGAATAATGATCCGAGGCTTCCGTATTATGCAACACAAGATGATTTCGGACTTTATTCCGGCAGTTACCCCGGATCAGGAAATTCACTTACATCTCATCCCGGTTCATACAATGCATCTGAAACATCTCCTGTATTATTCAGTTCTTATTCCGAAATGAAGTTTATCGAAGCTGAAATATTACTGTCTTCAGATGCAAATTCATCAGTAACGGCATTCCAAGAAGGTGTAGCAGCATCAATATCGGATGTTACGGGTAGTGTAAATCAAGCATGGTTAGATGCGAATATTAATAATATTGATCCCGGCAACCTTACATTACAAGATATTATTAAAGAAAAATACAAAGCAATGTATTCTACCGTAATACCATATGATGATTACAGAAGAACAGGGTTTCCGATATTGCAAGAAGTTGAAAATGCTTTATATGCATCTCCGCCCTTACGTTTCCCTTATCCTGAAAGCGAGATTTTATATAATGAGAACACACCCCTTAATATTTCACCTTTTACAAGTTTATGGATATTTCAATAA
- a CDS encoding amino acid permease: MNKNKKFGTAPVFFTAISTILGAILFLRFGFAVGTLGFWGVILIILLGHIVTIPTALAISEIATNKRVEGGGEYFIISRSFGLNIGATIGMALFMSQAISVAFYVIAFTEAFEFFFNYMKDAHDIFLPRQVISIPVMLLLSFLILKKGANLGVKALYFVVAILAISLVLFFVGTTSYAQESGFSLANAEFRNFDNFFVVFAIIFPAFTGMTAGVGLSGDLKNPGKSIPIGTTVATISGMILYFFIAYKLASSASPDDLVNNQFVMGDIAKWGIIVVPLGLAASTISSALGSVMVAPRTLQALASDKSFPLSGINRWLSKGRKKDNEPIKASLITCIIAMMFVALGDVNAVAEIISMFFMVTYGSLSLISFLNHFGSSPSYRPSFRSRWYISLIGFIASVWIMFKINTPYAVAAIILMTLLYVYINSYHKNRKGLVSIFANAIFQINRNLQVFLQKQSNKENHAEWRPSAICISKNSFKRDNAFRLLNWISYKYGFGTYLHRIEGYYSKSTHEQSEQELKKLLKNVGTNNYVYIDTIISPSYTSAIAQAIQIPGIAGMENNMVIFEFDKKEEDGLKNIIDNFKLVNAGNFDVCILASDRKPIYYKNGIHVWIRNADDENGNLMILLSFIILGHPDWKKANIKIFDICKKEEVYDVRRHMKELVKSGRLPITSQNIEIIIQEENVSPKTIINEYSSDAGLTIIGFREEMLTHEESKHFQDYGNIGNILFVNSNSKKAIE, from the coding sequence ATGAACAAAAATAAAAAATTCGGAACAGCACCGGTTTTCTTTACGGCAATTTCTACCATACTCGGTGCTATTTTATTTTTACGATTTGGGTTTGCAGTAGGAACACTCGGTTTTTGGGGTGTTATTTTAATAATTCTTCTCGGACATATCGTTACAATTCCTACAGCATTAGCAATATCAGAAATTGCAACAAATAAACGTGTTGAAGGAGGTGGTGAATACTTTATAATTTCTCGTTCTTTCGGCTTAAATATCGGTGCAACCATCGGCATGGCATTATTCATGTCTCAAGCTATTAGTGTAGCCTTTTATGTTATTGCTTTTACAGAAGCATTTGAATTCTTTTTTAATTACATGAAAGATGCACATGATATCTTTTTACCGAGACAAGTTATTAGTATTCCTGTTATGCTTCTGTTATCTTTTCTGATTCTGAAAAAAGGTGCCAATCTTGGTGTTAAAGCATTATATTTTGTAGTTGCAATTCTCGCAATTTCATTAGTACTGTTCTTTGTCGGAACAACTTCTTATGCCCAAGAATCAGGTTTTAGTTTGGCAAATGCAGAATTTCGTAATTTTGATAACTTTTTTGTCGTATTTGCAATAATTTTTCCGGCATTTACAGGTATGACTGCCGGTGTAGGTTTGTCCGGAGATCTGAAAAATCCGGGAAAATCTATTCCGATAGGAACAACTGTTGCAACCATTTCCGGAATGATATTATACTTTTTTATAGCATACAAACTGGCTTCATCGGCAAGTCCTGACGATCTTGTTAATAATCAGTTTGTTATGGGGGATATTGCCAAATGGGGAATAATTGTTGTCCCTCTTGGTCTTGCAGCATCCACTATTTCATCAGCTTTGGGCTCTGTTATGGTTGCACCGCGAACTTTGCAGGCATTGGCAAGTGATAAATCTTTTCCTCTTTCCGGAATTAATCGTTGGTTATCTAAGGGAAGAAAAAAAGATAATGAACCGATAAAAGCATCTCTGATTACTTGTATTATTGCAATGATGTTTGTTGCACTCGGAGATGTTAACGCTGTTGCGGAGATCATTTCAATGTTCTTTATGGTTACATACGGTTCTTTAAGTTTAATATCTTTTTTGAATCATTTCGGTTCATCTCCTTCTTACAGGCCTTCTTTCAGGTCAAGATGGTATATATCCTTAATCGGATTTATTGCATCAGTTTGGATTATGTTCAAAATTAATACTCCTTATGCTGTTGCAGCAATTATTTTAATGACTTTATTATATGTATATATTAATTCATATCATAAAAACAGAAAAGGATTAGTATCAATCTTTGCAAATGCTATATTTCAAATAAATCGTAATCTCCAAGTTTTTCTGCAAAAGCAAAGCAATAAAGAAAATCATGCAGAATGGCGTCCCAGTGCTATTTGTATATCAAAAAATTCATTTAAAAGAGATAATGCATTTCGTTTATTAAATTGGATATCCTACAAATACGGATTCGGCACATATTTACATCGTATTGAAGGATATTATTCAAAAAGTACTCATGAACAATCGGAACAAGAACTTAAAAAACTGCTTAAAAATGTAGGAACAAATAACTACGTTTATATTGATACAATAATTTCACCCTCATATACTTCGGCTATTGCACAAGCAATTCAAATTCCGGGGATTGCCGGCATGGAAAACAATATGGTTATTTTTGAATTTGATAAAAAAGAAGAGGACGGATTAAAAAATATTATTGACAACTTTAAATTAGTAAATGCAGGCAACTTTGATGTTTGTATTTTGGCTTCCGACAGAAAACCAATTTATTATAAAAACGGTATTCATGTTTGGATAAGAAATGCCGATGATGAAAACGGAAATTTAATGATACTGTTAAGTTTTATAATTCTGGGACATCCCGATTGGAAAAAAGCAAATATAAAGATTTTCGATATATGCAAAAAAGAAGAAGTTTATGATGTTCGCAGACACATGAAAGAATTGGTTAAAAGCGGAAGATTGCCTATAACTTCTCAAAATATTGAAATCATAATTCAAGAAGAAAATGTGTCTCCTAAAACCATAATTAATGAATATTCTTCCGATGCCGGATTAACAATCATAGGTTTCAGAGAAGAGATGTTAACACATGAAGAAAGTAAACATTTTCAAGATTATGGTAATATCGGAAATATTTTATTCGTTAATTCAAATAGTAAAAAAGCTATTGAATAG
- a CDS encoding T9SS type A sorting domain-containing protein, with the protein MRKIRLLLLILIPAFAIFNEAFAQEKISPNLVKKPIGFSISKPLKDNPIITGFENQHEEFYMNKHRSRVINPNIKPPDFNKMPVDPNEQTEQGWINNSSKALNKNYAGQYSGSYPPDCNGTVGPNHYFQVVNTTYAIYNKSDGVRVAGPSALNSIFDSSLPGTGYNDGDPIVLWDEHANRWFFAEFSLGGSNDYMLIAVSTSADPTGTWYSWSYDVDDTPDYMKFGIWQDGYYMATNTSGGNDVYVFERDKMIAGDPNPQMIGFDNPNRPATFDGFHCIMPLDNDGAWAPSGTPGQFITIADGGQSNPADALYIYELDVNWTIPSNSTFARTQTINVNSFSGNFTGDWNNIHQPGTTQKLDGISTVLMYRAQYRNFSGTQKIVCTHTIAESSTESAIRWYELENTGSSWSIAQQGTYNPDNVSRWNASIAMNDLGQIGMGYSVSDGTSTYPGIRYCGQTSNAPANTMDIAETNIYTGQYSQSSYNRWGDYANISIDPSDGETFWFSSEYKSSSSHGTRIAAFTIDESTSCTPPSTQASNFSASSIGDNSMTISWTRGNGTAVMLVAHEGSAVNADPVPETSYTANSVFGSGSQIGTGNYVLYRGTGSSVSISGLNLATSYHFAVYEYNSADNCYNLTELTGNATTTGVSYCTSQGNNSTYEWIAGVEIGTFVNNSGAANYTDFTGTTVELAPGTSYDISLTPGFKSTTYNEYWKIWIDYNNDGDFTDSGELAFDAGSMSKTTVTGSIAVPSGASGSTRMRVSMKYNGEQSSCEAFAYGEVEDYTVSFTGPVNVPPVAEANGPYSGTEGVSVSFSSTGSSDSDGTITDYYWEFGDGGTSTSANPSHIYSTADSYTAVLTVTDNGGLTDSDNATVTINPASGGDYATIPYSTGFESGYDDNWSTQGSNSYSRIQLTTSNTPHSGSYHLTMDVTSNGHYCTNEAWMGLDLTGETQVDLSFWWKDFSDETHSSDGVYFSDNGGSSFVKVLDLNGASYTNNVWNEFDLDVDQLASANGLSLTSTFVVKFQQYDNYVIATDGMAFDDISVSAGSGGDTDPPTGYCASKGNNSSYEWIDLVQLGTINNTSGNDGGYEDYTSMSTDLIFGNEYTINFSCGFSSSSYTEYWHIFIDYNRDGDFDDAGEEVVAGSSSSSGTLAGTFTVPSNPSTGYTRMRVSMKYNASATSCETFTYGEVEDYLVYLTPTARSKNSVVYESGFEIGNEENMYAIYPNPSSDIINIRLPENSVIEARITNIDGKEVKIINLNRENSINITSLPAGIYIISIDDGRKTTIQKFVKY; encoded by the coding sequence ATGAGAAAAATTAGATTACTACTTTTGATTTTAATTCCTGCATTTGCGATATTTAATGAGGCATTTGCTCAAGAAAAAATTTCACCGAACCTTGTAAAAAAACCAATTGGTTTTTCAATTTCGAAACCATTAAAAGATAATCCGATTATTACAGGTTTTGAAAATCAACATGAAGAATTCTATATGAATAAACACAGAAGCAGAGTAATAAATCCAAACATAAAACCACCGGATTTTAATAAAATGCCTGTAGATCCAAATGAGCAAACTGAACAAGGTTGGATAAATAACAGCTCTAAAGCATTAAATAAAAATTATGCAGGCCAATACAGCGGTTCATACCCTCCGGATTGTAACGGAACAGTCGGTCCGAACCATTATTTTCAAGTAGTTAATACAACATATGCCATTTATAATAAATCTGACGGAGTAAGAGTAGCAGGCCCTTCTGCTTTAAATTCAATATTTGACAGTTCTCTTCCCGGAACAGGTTATAACGATGGCGATCCTATTGTATTGTGGGATGAACATGCTAACAGATGGTTCTTTGCAGAATTCTCTCTCGGAGGTTCTAATGACTATATGTTAATTGCAGTTTCAACAAGTGCTGATCCTACCGGAACATGGTATTCTTGGTCTTATGATGTTGATGATACACCGGATTATATGAAATTCGGTATTTGGCAAGACGGATATTATATGGCAACAAATACAAGCGGCGGTAATGATGTTTATGTATTTGAACGTGATAAAATGATTGCAGGAGATCCAAATCCTCAAATGATTGGTTTTGATAATCCTAACAGACCGGCTACTTTTGACGGATTTCATTGCATTATGCCTTTAGATAATGATGGTGCATGGGCTCCAAGTGGTACTCCGGGACAATTCATAACGATTGCAGACGGGGGTCAAAGCAATCCTGCAGATGCACTTTATATATATGAATTAGATGTTAACTGGACTATACCTTCTAATTCTACATTTGCACGAACTCAAACAATAAATGTTAATTCATTCAGCGGTAATTTCACAGGTGATTGGAATAACATTCACCAACCCGGAACTACCCAAAAGTTAGACGGAATATCTACGGTTTTAATGTACAGAGCACAATACAGAAACTTCAGCGGAACTCAAAAAATTGTTTGTACTCACACAATTGCTGAATCATCCACAGAATCAGCCATCAGATGGTATGAGTTGGAAAATACAGGTTCAAGTTGGTCAATTGCTCAACAAGGAACATATAATCCCGACAATGTCAGTCGTTGGAATGCAAGTATTGCTATGAATGATCTGGGACAAATAGGAATGGGATATTCCGTATCAGACGGAACTTCAACTTATCCCGGCATCAGATATTGCGGTCAAACTTCTAATGCTCCGGCAAACACTATGGATATTGCTGAAACCAATATTTATACAGGCCAATATTCTCAATCGTCCTATAACAGATGGGGAGATTATGCAAATATTTCAATTGATCCGTCAGACGGTGAAACATTTTGGTTTTCATCTGAATATAAGAGTTCATCATCTCACGGAACACGTATTGCAGCATTTACAATTGATGAATCGACAAGCTGCACACCTCCTTCAACTCAAGCAAGTAATTTCTCTGCAAGTTCAATAGGTGATAATTCAATGACAATTTCTTGGACTCGCGGTAACGGAACTGCTGTTATGTTGGTTGCACATGAAGGTTCTGCCGTTAATGCAGATCCTGTTCCCGAAACCTCTTATACTGCAAATTCTGTATTCGGTTCGGGAAGTCAAATTGGAACAGGAAATTATGTATTATACAGAGGAACAGGAAGTTCTGTAAGTATATCAGGGTTAAATTTAGCAACAAGCTATCATTTTGCAGTTTATGAATATAATTCTGCAGATAATTGCTATAATTTAACTGAATTAACAGGAAATGCAACTACAACAGGTGTATCATATTGTACTTCACAAGGAAATAATTCTACCTATGAATGGATTGCAGGTGTAGAAATCGGAACCTTTGTTAATAACTCAGGTGCTGCAAATTATACTGATTTCACAGGTACAACTGTTGAACTTGCACCCGGAACTTCGTATGATATCAGTTTAACCCCGGGGTTTAAAAGTACAACTTATAACGAATACTGGAAAATTTGGATTGATTATAATAATGACGGAGACTTTACTGATTCAGGTGAATTAGCTTTTGATGCAGGAAGTATGAGTAAAACAACTGTAACCGGTTCAATTGCTGTTCCTTCAGGTGCTTCAGGGTCAACCCGAATGAGAGTTTCTATGAAATATAACGGAGAGCAATCATCTTGTGAAGCATTTGCATACGGTGAAGTAGAAGATTATACGGTAAGTTTTACCGGACCCGTAAATGTACCTCCTGTTGCAGAAGCAAACGGGCCGTACAGCGGAACCGAAGGCGTATCCGTTTCATTCAGCAGTACCGGTTCATCTGATAGTGACGGTACTATTACAGATTATTATTGGGAATTTGGTGACGGAGGAACAAGTACAAGTGCGAATCCTTCTCATATCTATTCAACTGCCGATTCTTATACCGCTGTTTTAACCGTAACAGATAACGGAGGATTAACTGATTCTGACAATGCAACTGTTACAATTAATCCTGCAAGCGGCGGTGATTATGCAACTATTCCGTATTCAACAGGTTTTGAAAGCGGATATGATGACAACTGGTCAACTCAAGGGTCAAACAGTTACTCAAGAATTCAACTCACCACATCCAATACGCCTCACAGCGGCAGTTATCATCTTACAATGGATGTTACAAGTAATGGCCATTATTGTACAAACGAAGCATGGATGGGTCTTGATCTTACAGGGGAAACTCAAGTTGATTTAAGTTTTTGGTGGAAAGATTTCAGCGATGAAACTCATTCATCTGACGGTGTTTATTTTTCTGATAACGGAGGATCTTCTTTTGTAAAAGTTCTGGATTTAAACGGTGCAAGTTATACAAATAATGTCTGGAATGAATTCGATTTAGATGTTGATCAATTAGCTTCAGCGAATGGCTTAAGCCTCACAAGCACTTTCGTAGTTAAATTCCAACAGTATGATAATTATGTAATTGCAACTGACGGGATGGCATTTGATGACATCAGTGTTTCAGCCGGATCAGGGGGAGATACTGATCCGCCTACCGGATACTGTGCATCAAAAGGTAATAACTCAAGCTATGAGTGGATTGATCTTGTACAACTCGGTACAATCAATAACACATCCGGAAATGACGGCGGATATGAAGATTATACCTCAATGTCAACAGATCTTATATTTGGAAACGAATATACAATAAATTTCAGTTGCGGATTTTCAAGTTCGTCTTATACAGAATACTGGCATATATTTATTGACTATAATCGTGACGGAGATTTTGATGATGCCGGAGAAGAAGTTGTTGCAGGTTCTTCAAGCAGCAGCGGTACTTTAGCCGGGACTTTTACCGTTCCTTCTAATCCGAGTACAGGATATACAAGAATGAGAGTAAGCATGAAATATAATGCTTCTGCAACTTCTTGCGAAACGTTCACTTACGGTGAAGTTGAAGACTATCTTGTTTATTTAACTCCAACGGCACGATCGAAAAATTCTGTTGTATATGAATCAGGATTTGAAATTGGAAATGAAGAAAATATGTATGCAATATATCCGAATCCTTCATCTGATATTATTAACATCAGATTGCCCGAAAATAGTGTGATTGAAGCAAGGATTACGAATATCGACGGAAAAGAAGTTAAAATAATTAATCTTAACCGAGAAAATTCAATTAATATCACTTCTTTACCTGCCGGGATTTATATAATAAGTATTGATGACGGAAGAAAAACAACAATACAAAAATTTGTTAAATATTAA